The window TTCTTTTGGCGTGAGCTACAACACCAGCCGCTGCGCTGGGCTTTCTTTTACGTTCACTCAATTCCAACCTAAAATCCCATTGACTGGATGTGGATTCTAACTGCGCAAAATGATTAAATTCACTGATAGCTGCAACCATAAATATTTGGTGATTGAAACAAACTAAAATATCACATTCGTGTTCATCAAAGGgatatttattaacattaatcCGGCAATAAGTTTGGAAATTTCTGTTTATAAACAAGAAAACGTTTCCGCTAGGTTGCAAAAAGATTTCTGTGTCCTCGTCAATTTTGAATCTATCCATTACGCCGTTACACATGTTTATGGTAGGGTGCCATATATATTTTAGTGCAAAACTTATGTAACTAATATTGTTTACCGATTCGTCCCACTGAAGATTCATATCGTTCCATTGTAGTCCGAAAATCAGATCACTTGTCGCTACACCATTCAATATGTCAAATTCAATTATGTTTTTTATCACAAGTGTTACATTTACTAATACAATATCATGATCGTTATCAACAGGTTTCTTCgttttatcataatttcttaATAATTTGTATTTCAAGGCGTCCTTTTCCGAGGCATCGCTTCCGATTAACACAAAAAATAAGACAATTAGCAATTGCATTGCGATTAATCTATGGAATATTTATCCTATATCCTTTTTTGCGAATGCTTGACCTTTGAATAGATATCgtgattttgaaatatttcctcAAATTATGGATGTGAATAAAATTCGATTAAGAAATtgaaataatagtatatatatatatatatatacatgtgtgtagatacaactgtatgaaaatatttcaaaatacctCGTGATTCCTTTATGCTGTGAGTAtgaaatgcacacacattatttaaCTTGTTAGCATTTGGTACCATGAAAGATTTTGAGTATCAGTTGGTCATGAGGCCTAAGACGCAATGGCATACGATGAAGTGatactttttgtgaatttttatcTCTTTAATTATAGTCTCTTATACTACCGAAATTTTATCACTAACTCTCTATAAATGATTCATCTTCTTCCCacgtttctttcttctctctcgttctcattgtatgtgtgtgtctctctctctatgtgtaaagatatatataatggaaactacagttcagttccactatatATAGGCTATTTTCTGATTTCTCGatattattaatacaaaatatgtatatatctgtgtatatatagttacacacatgcacacacacacacacaaacacacacacacacacacatatatatatatatgtatgtttgtgtttatgtgtgtatatatatatatatatatatatgtgtgtgtgtatgtatatatatatatatatatatgtgtgtgtgtgtgtgtgtgtatgggtatatattatacttatatatatttgcgtatatacatatatatatatatatatatatatatatatatatatatatgcatatatatgcatacacacacacacacaaacatatataaagtaaatttgcCACGTTCTGTCTAATATATAAGACACTATTtggtaaataatgaaattaagtGTTAGATTTCCCATAAGATTGACTCGGGAAAATACACTGGAATATACAATGCGCAGGTTTGGAAACAATGACTGGAGTTGATCGTTATAATTCAATAGCATACTATTGGAATAGATCGATTACAACAGAAAGGAGTTTAGCTCTAAAAGGATAATTCACAATCTCAAGGTTTGTTGTTCGATGTGAAAGTTAAGCTTCAATTGTCTTGACGTAATTTCCGGCTGACCGTTATTTGGGGGTTAGAATTATGAGTAAAGTATGCAACACTTGATCGTTTATGTCGGGAaatttagtatatttttatatagttaGATAGGTTTCAGCTAGATTTGGCCCACTCcgtgtaatattattttattcacttacctttacatgtttacattttttatcgCTTTGGAATATCGTTCATTTGAAGAGATGCATCGAGCCAGACGTGTTTACCACTGTTGGAAAGATTGCTGGATCTCTTGCGAATTGATGCCTTTTAACGACTCTGTGGTTTTTTCATTATCTcatccacatctgcaaattctgtagcaccagcATTCGTTAGCAGAAATGACCTTCGGAAAAAGGTCAGGATTAATTTCCAACTGATCTTTCAATTCATGATACGCTTTCGGTCGTGACtgcttttcatttgcaattccacGCTCAAAGTTCCTTGGAAGGAATTCTAGTAGACACCAGTCAAATCAACTGGTTCGTCATTTGTTCGGTGATGATCTTCCAATATCAGTTCTTACATTTTCTTGATACTTTATTTCGTTTCAGAGGTCGACGGATGCTCTGAATGAGATTTGTCTTCAATTGACAAGGACCATTGCTAAAGCGTACTAGCTACCCGAAAACATGTTTTGCGCATTACAGCGTCCTTGTAAGCATAACAACTGTTTTGGCCACCTTTGTTTCGAGCAGATAACATAATTTCACGGAATCACGCTGTTTttcgtttcagccattgcaaaaatcggCGAAGAGGGGACAAGCACTACAAAGCAAAGATGCACTACGTGTTAGCATGTATACACTTGACGACGCCGATGGACTTAGTGATGCCTGATGGTCGCACCAAGTGGCTTCTAGAGACGCAAGTCTGAACCACAACGGGATGGTCCCACAGTGAATGTTTCCGGTTATGTTTGGGTatccactcgtatatatatatatatacatgtgtgtgtgtttgcgcgtgcgttTTTCTGCGCGTATGTGCGTGCATccgtgcgtacgtgtgtacgtgCAGGCGTGCgtgcctttgtgtgtgcgtgcgcgcgcgcgtgtgtgtgtgtgttgtgctcttttactattttactcttttactagtttcagtcatttgactgcggccatgctggattatagccttttagtcgagcaaatcgaccccaggacttattttttgtaagcctaatacttattctagtaccgaaagagaccgatagaataagtactaggcttacaaagaataagtcctgggctcgatttactcgactaaaggtggtgctccggcatggccactgtcaaatgactaaaacaaataaaagagtaaaagagtatagtaaagagtatatatatgaaagggtgCGGCATATACTGCAATTGTGAAGTGATTAGATAAGGGTAAtgagtttatttctttattgcccacaagggactacacacagaggggacaaacaaggacagacatcgattccagtgcgtaactggtacttaatttatggtcccgaaaggatgaaaggcaaagtcgacctcggcggaattttaactcagagcgtaacggcaaacgaaataccgcaaagaatttcgcccggcgtgctaacgattctgctagctcgccgccttaatgagtTAAGTTCTATAGTTCTACATTTCTCTAGGGATATTTTGAGCTGTGATATGCACACTAAAGTTGATTTTTGCacctaaaattatttttttgttttgtttttttgagcgGGTAGGCTTGGCGGATGGTCAATATACTATGCGTAAGTGAAGATTGATGAACCAGAGGAGAAGAAAAACGAAATGTAGAATATTCATGATTTTGTTTTTGATCAAATTAAATTATCTAAAGTGAGCTAAATATCGATTCTACAAAACACAGCAATTAAATGCAGCAAATATTTaccttttctatatataaatactcattgTAGAATTACGAACAGTATACAAACGCAAATTTAAACATTCTCTCACGTTATGCTTCATCTACATTTAGATCTGCAGCTTTCACCAGTTTTCATCAATTTCACATAACACAGATGTCTTCACTAGACAGATGTATACCATATCGTTGTGGTTCCGCTGCTTCACAGTACTACTTGACCTACTTTGCTTGGGGTGGAATCTGAAAGTCTAGAATGCAAAGTTATAGTCCTTTTTTCACGGAAGAGTGATGGCTTTTAGGGGACCTTTGGCCCTGTCAGGTGAATTAGAgttcagtgtgtgagagaaatgtTGAGTGCcgaggaagacagattaaggaatCTGGGGGCTTGTCATGAGCGATACAGTAGAGTGAGAGGATGAAGGGCTGAGAAAGACAGATTAATGAATCTGGGAGCCTGTCGTGAGAGATGACAGCAGAGTGAGAGGATGGGGGGGGGGCTGAGGAAGACAGGCACATAGGACTAAGCGGCGATAGAGAGAGTATTACAGCAAAGAGAGATTGGGGGTAGTGACAGAGCAAGAGGTTTTGGCAGTCGGTATTTGGAAGTCAAGGCGAGCGGTTGGATTTAGCGGTGAGGATTTGGTATTCAGGGCAAGCAGTTTAGCAGTTGGATTTAGCAGTGCTAAGAGAGATGAGGTACAATATGAGACATTGGCTATTATAGCAGGAACTGAacggtatgtgttgttgtattaatatgtgaagagaaagaaggaaaaagaatcgatgtattgaaatgtaaaagaaatgagacagtgaaaagaacaATGTGAACTGTGTAAAGACATTGTGTAGAGAGTTGTGTTAAGGCAAAAGAGAACTGTgtaatgaacattgaactgtataGGCTTTTAATATCCTTTGAACTGTAACTTTAgtgtgatttgaaacagaactgttgtctccggactgttatattgtatctgcatgtttaaatgctttgatctgtggtatacctgtatgatgtattgagttgttGTTTAATTCGACGTGTCCTCTTTAAATGTATCtgatatgtatttgatgttgtaacaattatgAAGTGTTATAAACTAGTACGTTAAATGTGAGCTAATTGCCTTCTTTGTGTGTCTCTCGATTGCTTCTGTGTCTCTTCTTGcggctgctgttgtagttgttgttgtctctctctctcctctccgagtTTCCGTGGCGAACATTCACTGATCGACCGAGCGACGGCAGGTGGTCCGTAACAATATAAATGTAGGCTATTTTATGAGGGCTGTGCAAATTCTACTCTTTAATTTCAATCAGTTATTCCTTTCGTCTTCCCTTCGATTAATTTAATCTTCTACTTAATCAAATGCACTCTTAACCAAACTCAACTtactattcatctctctctctctctctctctctctatatatatatatatataatatatatatatatatatatatccgctcagaCGAAGTAGACTCTCGGTTACGCGATGGATCCGTGTCCTCCACTCAGTTCTGTCCTGGGCAGCTTCTTTCAGAATGTCGttcagataacatatatatatctatatctatatatgtatatatatatatatatatatatatatatatatatatatatatatatatatatattatatatatatatatatattatatatatatatatatatatatatatatatatatatatatatatatatatatatatatatatatatacattttataaattacatatgtatatttatatatatgtatgtatgtatatatatatattatatatatatatatatacattttatacattacatatatatatatatgtaatgtataaaatgtatggaAGGTGAGAAGTCGACAAAATTACTTTCACTTGTTTGAGAACACGTAAACATCATATTAGAGTTATACTATGGCTATATTATTATGGCATCGGACGTAATACCCTGAGGCTCGTGTGATTAAATGACTATATTCAACATTCAAAAGGTCTaactttatgtacatatatatttcacacccAAAAAGTTTATCGTTCAGCTTTTCTGGATTTTCAATTACACAGACAGCTTAAGTTACATTACTCTTATAATTGATTACAATGTAGACTGGAAAATACATCTATATTGATAACTGTGTAGCCGAAAATTTCTAGGTTACTTTTTAGAGGGATCGAACATGTATCAACTTGACTGCAAAATATACGAGttaaatgtatattattttgtGGTCATCGCTATCATTAAATTGCATTATAGTAATTGATTGTCAACAAAGAAAATCGTTGTCATTGTCTTTGCCTTTGTGACTGTATTATCTCCATGCAATTTACTCGTGTCAATCTCATGGGAGAATTACCACTTATATGTATTATCGACgtaacaatatattatacattaaggATAATGtggtaatattatatgtatatttacttaatgctcacacgcatacacacatacagttacacacacata of the Octopus sinensis linkage group LG16, ASM634580v1, whole genome shotgun sequence genome contains:
- the LOC115220599 gene encoding acetylcholine receptor subunit gamma-like codes for the protein MQLLIVLFFVLIGSDASEKDALKYKLLRNYDKTKKPVDNDHDIVLVNVTLVIKNIIEFDILNGVATSDLIFGLQWNDMNLQWDESVNNISYISFALKYIWHPTINMCNGVMDRFKIDEDTEIFLQPSGNVFLFINRNFQTYCRINVNKYPFDEHECDILVCFNHQIFMVAAISEFNHFAQLESTSSQWDFRLELSERKRKPSAAAGVVAHAKRKVTSATITKIIPPVMLTILILSVHFLPPESGEKVSVAITVFLANIVFLSETEKILGNKSREASMYLIYLLILTFVSGVSTVVSVAISKLYAHPRGTNIESSPEITQQSSYSKNKIGIIECANEQTVKTKSNNYFKKCFLSHQKLDKIFFLLIIIFLLLYIIIALSASSEK